The following coding sequences are from one Rathayibacter sp. SW19 window:
- a CDS encoding A24 family peptidase, producing the protein MSGAHVVSESRRKRHLSTTATSGLAALISCGLAVAVWPILTTHVYAWILAGLLIGAGTLVAVVDVQTNKLPNRYVAPVAAAGCVQAAAIAFVSGNPSRLIIPLASAAVVFSVYTAMGLAGWFGFGDAKFAAALTVTVAISSGYASVFIVAIAMFIGGAQQLLLTASGRGKQAYAHGPALIAAASIILGLTLTTTP; encoded by the coding sequence ATGAGTGGCGCCCACGTTGTCTCGGAATCACGGCGGAAACGACACCTGTCCACCACGGCCACATCCGGCCTGGCGGCGCTGATCAGTTGCGGGCTCGCCGTAGCAGTGTGGCCCATCCTCACCACGCATGTGTACGCCTGGATACTCGCCGGGCTACTGATCGGCGCAGGCACTCTTGTTGCTGTCGTCGATGTGCAGACAAATAAACTTCCGAACCGGTATGTCGCCCCGGTCGCGGCGGCCGGATGCGTCCAGGCGGCCGCGATCGCGTTTGTATCAGGCAACCCTTCCCGCCTGATCATCCCGCTGGCTTCCGCTGCGGTCGTCTTCTCCGTCTACACGGCGATGGGGTTGGCGGGATGGTTCGGATTCGGCGATGCCAAGTTCGCAGCCGCGCTAACGGTTACGGTCGCGATCAGTTCCGGGTATGCATCCGTGTTCATCGTCGCTATCGCCATGTTCATCGGCGGCGCCCAACAGTTACTGCTGACTGCTTCCGGTCGTGGGAAGCAGGCCTACGCACACGGTCCTGCGCTGATTGCGGCCGCATCCATTATTCTCGGCCTGACCCTCACCACGACCCCGTAG
- a CDS encoding single-stranded DNA-binding protein, whose translation MTIRTQESLSGFIASDPQLTFTERGDARFYAKIGQEHYRKEPDGSFTQVETTFHDLVTYRKTAERAYGRFAKGDHFIAEGYSHEYDHPVVDGQDVRAEEFVAKKLGHDIARSTYTVDRSRRQSATAEPSRAPVVDPTQRPIPAAKSAPSITR comes from the coding sequence ATGACCATCCGCACGCAGGAATCTCTCTCAGGATTCATCGCCTCCGACCCACAGCTCACCTTTACCGAACGCGGCGACGCGAGGTTTTACGCCAAGATCGGCCAGGAGCACTATCGCAAGGAACCGGACGGATCGTTCACCCAGGTCGAGACGACGTTCCATGACCTGGTTACGTATCGGAAGACAGCCGAACGTGCCTACGGGCGTTTCGCCAAAGGTGACCACTTCATCGCCGAGGGCTACTCTCACGAGTACGACCACCCTGTAGTAGACGGCCAAGACGTGCGCGCTGAGGAATTCGTCGCCAAGAAGCTCGGCCACGATATCGCGCGGTCCACCTACACTGTGGACCGCAGTCGCCGGCAGTCGGCAACCGCGGAACCATCCCGCGCACCGGTCGTCGATCCCACCCAACGACCGATTCCTGCGGCGAAATCAGCGCCGAGCATCACCCGCTGA
- a CDS encoding ParB/RepB/Spo0J family partition protein → MSDSSGAVELERAIGSIVVGTRHRRDLGDIDALVASIEREGLLQPITVTPDGVLVCGARRLAALARLGIKTTNVWVRSGISDRLAQLMAEQDDNILHKPLTQTEAAALYRELKDLIAEDATRRQEATRFGTDRQNSRSYDAATVAGPLAGDTRSQAALMITGRNSYTSLERINELQRLAGDPAQPDAIRDHATAQLEAIDAGGSITAAQQRLHAAQSLAVLDALAADTTQPNGIREAASAGAARVRVLETTVRTDDLERLARLALERAKTATKTRMANRGRPMRLDGEPVRHSLRSFVLIWDDLDDWWTHYDPAEVGPILTDDQWSRFEASVAATTDFAAAARIARYGGPRATA, encoded by the coding sequence ATGAGTGACTCGTCCGGGGCGGTCGAGCTGGAGCGCGCAATCGGCTCCATCGTGGTCGGGACCAGGCACCGCCGTGACCTCGGTGACATCGACGCCCTCGTGGCATCCATCGAACGTGAGGGGCTGCTCCAACCCATCACCGTCACCCCGGACGGGGTGCTGGTCTGTGGTGCTCGCCGACTTGCCGCCCTGGCCCGACTCGGCATCAAGACCACGAACGTGTGGGTGCGATCGGGGATCTCCGACCGGCTGGCCCAACTGATGGCCGAACAGGACGACAACATCCTGCACAAACCGCTGACCCAGACCGAAGCGGCCGCACTGTATCGGGAACTGAAGGACCTCATCGCCGAGGATGCCACCCGACGTCAAGAAGCCACCCGATTCGGGACGGACAGGCAAAACTCCCGGTCATACGATGCCGCCACCGTGGCGGGGCCACTGGCCGGTGACACCAGAAGCCAGGCAGCACTCATGATTACCGGCCGCAATTCCTACACCAGCCTGGAGCGCATCAACGAGCTGCAACGCCTGGCCGGCGACCCCGCCCAGCCAGACGCAATCCGCGATCACGCCACGGCCCAACTTGAGGCGATCGATGCAGGCGGGTCGATCACGGCGGCGCAGCAGCGACTCCACGCCGCGCAATCCCTGGCAGTACTCGACGCACTCGCCGCTGACACCACCCAGCCCAATGGCATCCGCGAGGCCGCTTCAGCTGGTGCGGCACGGGTGCGTGTGCTCGAAACCACGGTTCGTACGGATGATCTGGAGCGCCTAGCTCGCCTTGCACTAGAACGCGCAAAAACCGCGACCAAGACGCGCATGGCAAACCGAGGTCGTCCCATGCGGCTCGATGGTGAGCCGGTGCGACACAGCTTGCGATCGTTCGTGCTGATCTGGGACGACCTGGACGATTGGTGGACCCACTACGACCCGGCCGAGGTCGGCCCCATCCTCACCGACGATCAATGGTCACGATTCGAAGCCAGCGTTGCCGCCACGACCGACTTCGCCGCCGCGGCGCGCATCGCCCGGTATGGCGGCCCACGCGCCACCGCCTGA